One Pseudomonadota bacterium genomic window carries:
- a CDS encoding haloacid dehalogenase-like hydrolase: MAVANTAAFFRVEGTIVRAGTLSTCAYLAANRPGLGERMLRLGQVALTAPVYGLLGQNDRSLVNRLAYLPLRHMGQDRVAELAEEYFDVVLRERLLEQGLELLRMCRRQGHRVVLISENLAPIVDLLARHLTGIDDYVCNHLEIRDARATGRLLEPVVGGHDSGPWASRYAAEHNLDLSHSVAYGGHGPDLLLLASVGHPCAVNPDLTLRRAARDADWPIVEYRA; this comes from the coding sequence ATGGCTGTAGCCAACACCGCAGCTTTCTTCCGCGTCGAAGGCACGATCGTGCGTGCCGGAACGCTGTCGACCTGTGCGTACTTGGCGGCGAATCGGCCGGGGTTGGGCGAACGCATGCTGCGCCTGGGGCAGGTGGCGCTGACAGCGCCCGTGTATGGCCTGCTGGGGCAAAACGATCGCTCGCTCGTTAATCGCTTGGCGTACCTGCCCCTGCGCCACATGGGCCAGGACCGAGTCGCCGAGCTGGCAGAGGAATACTTCGACGTCGTGCTGAGGGAGCGCTTGCTCGAGCAGGGGCTCGAGCTGTTGCGCATGTGTCGCCGCCAGGGCCATCGGGTGGTGCTCATCTCGGAGAACCTGGCACCGATTGTCGACCTTCTGGCACGACACCTGACAGGGATCGACGACTACGTGTGTAATCATCTCGAAATACGCGACGCCCGAGCCACCGGGCGCTTGCTGGAGCCGGTGGTGGGCGGTCACGACAGCGGGCCATGGGCGAGTCGCTACGCCGCCGAGCACAACCTGGACCTGTCGCATTCGGTCGCCTATGGCGGCCACGGTCCGGACCTGCTGCTTTTGGCGAGCGTCGGGCACCCCTGTGCCGTCAATCCGGACCTGACCCTGCGGCGGGCTGCGCGCGACGCGGACTGGCCTATCGTCGAGTATCGAGCGTAA